The following coding sequences lie in one Helicoverpa zea isolate HzStark_Cry1AcR chromosome 2, ilHelZeax1.1, whole genome shotgun sequence genomic window:
- the LOC124642963 gene encoding general transcription factor IIF subunit 1 isoform X2 — translation MTSPGPSNSFQQSSAASVQEFKIRVPKNVKKKHHVMRFNATLNVDFAKWSHVKMERENNIKEFKGLDEDMPKFGAGSEYGRDVREEARRKKFGIISRKYKPEDQPWILKVGGKTGKKFKGIREGGVSEHAAYYVFTHAADGAIDAYPLQEWYNFQPIQRYKALSAEEADEEFGRRNKVLNYFSLMFRKRMRGDDAADDADDPDEKKPKGAKAKKDLKLSEMDEWIDSDDDSSNSENDKEKDNDSDSGANKKKNKKKAAAANKKKKKVEFEAFEESDDGDEEGRERDYISDSSESDSDHETKANKELKGVAEEDALRKLLASDEDSEEEQENKEKEEEEQEDEPTKEGEERASKLTKKKKSKPDDNKKDSSSELSSDSDTDIESNTTAKKPKKSKSGNDKNGPAASTSAGSANTSRSGTPTPSAAAAAVAAANAAATAPPAKRAKLDASYTENGVTEEAVRRYLARKPMTAIELLTKFKSKRMGVSSDRLVETMTQILKRINPVKQNINGKMYLSINNT, via the exons ATGACGTCTCCTGGGCCGTCG aatTCATTCCAACAGTCTTCAGCAGCTTCAGTACAGGAGTTCAAGATCCGAGTTCCTAAGAATGTGAAGAAGAAACACCATGTAATGCGGTTTAATGCCACACTGAATGTGGACTTTGCAAAATGGTCCCACGTCAAAATGGAGCGAGAGAATAACATCAAGGAATTTAAAGGACTTGACGAGGATATGCCTAA ATTTGGCGCTGGTTCAGAGTACGGTCGCGATGTTCGCGAGGAGGCGCGCCGCAAGAAGTTCGGCATCATCTCGCGCAAGTACAAGCCTGAAGACCAGCCCTGGATACTTAAAGTGGGCGGCAAGACTGGCAAGAa gtTCAAAGGTATCCGCGAGGGCGGCGTGTCTGAGCACGCGGCGTACTATGTGTTCACTCACGCGGCTGACGGCGCTATTGACGCCTACCCGCTTCAAGAATG GTACAACTTCCAGCCCATACAACGGTACAAAGCATTATCTGCTGAAGAAGCTGATGAGGAATTCGGAag ACGCAACAAAGTGCTGAACTACTTCTCGCTGATGTTCCGCAAGCGCATGCGCGGCGACGACGCGGCCGACGACGCTGATGACCCCGACGAGAAGAAACCTAAAGGCGCTAAGGCTAAGAAGG atCTAAAGCTATCGGAGATGGACGAGTGGATAGACTCGGACGACGACTCGTCCAACTCGGAGAACGACAAGGAGAAGGACAACGACAGTGACTCCGGCGCTaacaagaagaagaataaaaagaaaG ctGCCGCAGCaaacaaaaagaagaagaaagtagAGTTCGAGGCATTCGAAGAGAGTGACGACGGAGACGAGGAGGGAAGAGAGAGGGACTACATATCTGACTCATCGGAGAG TGATTCGGACCACGAGACCAAAGCTAATAAGGAGCTCAAAGGTGTTGCTGAGGAAGACGCGCTCAG GAAACTCCTGGCGTCTGACGAGGACTCTGAAGAGGAACAGGAGAACAAAGAGAAGGAGGAGGAAGAGCAAGAGGACGAACCCACCAAGGAGGGCGAGGAGCGAGCCAGCAAGCTCACCAAGAAGAAAAAGAGTAAACCTGATGATAATAAGAAAG ATTCGAGCAGCGAGTTGAGTTCAGATTCAGACACGGACATAGAGAGCAACACCACGGCGAAGAAACCCAAGAAGTCCAAGAGCGGGAACGATAAGAACGGGCCGGCTGCTAGCACATCAG CGGGCAGCGCGAACACGTCTCGCTCGGGCACGCCGACGCCGTCGGCGGCCGCGGCGGCGGTAGCGGCCGCCAACGCCGCCGCCACCGCGCCGCCGGCCAAGCGGGCCAAACTCGATGCTTCTTATAC CGAAAACGGTGTAACAGAAGAAGCGGTCCGTAGATACCTCGCCCGCAAACCTATGACAGCCATCGAACTCCTCACGAAATTCAAGTCCAAACGCATGGGAGTCAGCTCCGACCGCCTCGTGGAGACCATGACTCAGATCCTCAAGAGAATCAACCCCGTCAAACAGAATATTAACGGCAAAATGTACCTTAGTATAAATAACACGTGA
- the LOC124642963 gene encoding general transcription factor IIF subunit 1 isoform X1, with amino-acid sequence MTSPGPSNSFQQSSAASVQEFKIRVPKNVKKKHHVMRFNATLNVDFAKWSHVKMERENNIKEFKGLDEDMPKFGAGSEYGRDVREEARRKKFGIISRKYKPEDQPWILKVGGKTGKKFKGIREGGVSEHAAYYVFTHAADGAIDAYPLQEWYNFQPIQRYKALSAEEADEEFGRRNKVLNYFSLMFRKRMRGDDAADDADDPDEKKPKGAKAKKDLKLSEMDEWIDSDDDSSNSENDKEKDNDSDSGANKKKNKKKAAAANKKKKKVEFEAFEESDDGDEEGRERDYISDSSESDSDHETKANKELKGVAEEDALRKLLASDEDSEEEQENKEKEEEEQEDEPTKEGEERASKLTKKKKSKPDDNKKDSSSELSSDSDTDIESNTTAKKPKKSKSGNDKNGPAASTSAAGSANTSRSGTPTPSAAAAAVAAANAAATAPPAKRAKLDASYTENGVTEEAVRRYLARKPMTAIELLTKFKSKRMGVSSDRLVETMTQILKRINPVKQNINGKMYLSINNT; translated from the exons ATGACGTCTCCTGGGCCGTCG aatTCATTCCAACAGTCTTCAGCAGCTTCAGTACAGGAGTTCAAGATCCGAGTTCCTAAGAATGTGAAGAAGAAACACCATGTAATGCGGTTTAATGCCACACTGAATGTGGACTTTGCAAAATGGTCCCACGTCAAAATGGAGCGAGAGAATAACATCAAGGAATTTAAAGGACTTGACGAGGATATGCCTAA ATTTGGCGCTGGTTCAGAGTACGGTCGCGATGTTCGCGAGGAGGCGCGCCGCAAGAAGTTCGGCATCATCTCGCGCAAGTACAAGCCTGAAGACCAGCCCTGGATACTTAAAGTGGGCGGCAAGACTGGCAAGAa gtTCAAAGGTATCCGCGAGGGCGGCGTGTCTGAGCACGCGGCGTACTATGTGTTCACTCACGCGGCTGACGGCGCTATTGACGCCTACCCGCTTCAAGAATG GTACAACTTCCAGCCCATACAACGGTACAAAGCATTATCTGCTGAAGAAGCTGATGAGGAATTCGGAag ACGCAACAAAGTGCTGAACTACTTCTCGCTGATGTTCCGCAAGCGCATGCGCGGCGACGACGCGGCCGACGACGCTGATGACCCCGACGAGAAGAAACCTAAAGGCGCTAAGGCTAAGAAGG atCTAAAGCTATCGGAGATGGACGAGTGGATAGACTCGGACGACGACTCGTCCAACTCGGAGAACGACAAGGAGAAGGACAACGACAGTGACTCCGGCGCTaacaagaagaagaataaaaagaaaG ctGCCGCAGCaaacaaaaagaagaagaaagtagAGTTCGAGGCATTCGAAGAGAGTGACGACGGAGACGAGGAGGGAAGAGAGAGGGACTACATATCTGACTCATCGGAGAG TGATTCGGACCACGAGACCAAAGCTAATAAGGAGCTCAAAGGTGTTGCTGAGGAAGACGCGCTCAG GAAACTCCTGGCGTCTGACGAGGACTCTGAAGAGGAACAGGAGAACAAAGAGAAGGAGGAGGAAGAGCAAGAGGACGAACCCACCAAGGAGGGCGAGGAGCGAGCCAGCAAGCTCACCAAGAAGAAAAAGAGTAAACCTGATGATAATAAGAAAG ATTCGAGCAGCGAGTTGAGTTCAGATTCAGACACGGACATAGAGAGCAACACCACGGCGAAGAAACCCAAGAAGTCCAAGAGCGGGAACGATAAGAACGGGCCGGCTGCTAGCACATCAG CAGCGGGCAGCGCGAACACGTCTCGCTCGGGCACGCCGACGCCGTCGGCGGCCGCGGCGGCGGTAGCGGCCGCCAACGCCGCCGCCACCGCGCCGCCGGCCAAGCGGGCCAAACTCGATGCTTCTTATAC CGAAAACGGTGTAACAGAAGAAGCGGTCCGTAGATACCTCGCCCGCAAACCTATGACAGCCATCGAACTCCTCACGAAATTCAAGTCCAAACGCATGGGAGTCAGCTCCGACCGCCTCGTGGAGACCATGACTCAGATCCTCAAGAGAATCAACCCCGTCAAACAGAATATTAACGGCAAAATGTACCTTAGTATAAATAACACGTGA